One Entomomonas asaccharolytica DNA segment encodes these proteins:
- a CDS encoding LysM peptidoglycan-binding domain-containing protein, which yields MLVGLVKFFKLNIACKTALLFSTLVALTFMAGCSSSKNQLSDNNAITLSQDKHIILKRGTVIQQGFYGDDLWQRIRNGFQLQNEYHGVNNSRIEQQQRLLTSNKKSTEQLLAKGSPYLHYIVEQLEARNMPLELALLPAVESAYNPTAYSHMKAAGLWQFMPRTGTHFNLQQTRWYDGRLDIIASTNAALDYLQYLHNMFNDWPLALAAYNSGEGTVRRAIQQNQKLNRPTDYWNLSLPNETIHYVPKLLALSRIAFSPDNYQVNLTPIPNQPYFNKIEINHQIKLDTVASLIGIDTQELQNLNAGLKAQAVINNECPKQLLVPSHKAAIFNDLLAAGSIPNENISLWNNYNIRSGDTLLSIAARHNTSVNELRSINKLASNQVLKAGQSLKVPMVASSSTNNNTSEQPLRTIVLKDNRKYTIQAGDNLWSISQKNNIKLEKLLELNQLSANASIKPGQQLYITDRN from the coding sequence ATGTTGGTTGGCCTAGTAAAATTCTTTAAGCTAAATATAGCATGTAAAACCGCGCTTTTATTTAGTACTTTAGTTGCATTAACATTTATGGCTGGCTGTAGTTCCTCAAAAAACCAACTATCGGATAATAACGCCATAACCCTTTCTCAAGATAAGCATATCATTCTAAAAAGAGGCACTGTTATTCAACAAGGCTTTTATGGTGATGATTTATGGCAAAGAATACGCAACGGTTTTCAACTACAAAATGAATATCATGGCGTTAACAATTCCCGTATAGAGCAGCAACAACGTTTATTAACCTCCAATAAAAAATCCACTGAACAACTATTAGCTAAAGGCAGTCCTTATTTACACTATATTGTTGAACAACTAGAAGCTCGCAATATGCCTTTAGAGCTTGCTTTATTACCAGCTGTAGAAAGTGCTTACAATCCAACGGCCTACTCACACATGAAAGCCGCTGGTCTATGGCAATTTATGCCAAGAACTGGAACACACTTTAACCTTCAACAAACACGTTGGTATGATGGTCGCTTAGATATTATTGCTTCTACGAATGCGGCCTTAGATTATCTACAATATTTACATAATATGTTTAATGATTGGCCTTTAGCACTTGCAGCTTATAACTCTGGCGAAGGTACAGTAAGAAGAGCTATTCAACAAAACCAAAAACTAAATCGACCTACTGACTACTGGAATTTATCATTACCTAACGAAACCATACACTACGTACCTAAATTATTGGCTCTATCTAGAATTGCTTTTTCACCTGATAACTATCAAGTAAATTTGACACCTATTCCTAACCAACCCTACTTTAATAAAATTGAAATTAATCATCAAATTAAGTTAGATACAGTAGCTTCTTTAATAGGCATTGACACTCAAGAACTACAAAACTTAAATGCAGGTTTAAAAGCGCAAGCTGTTATTAACAACGAATGCCCTAAACAATTACTAGTTCCTTCCCATAAAGCTGCTATTTTTAATGATTTACTTGCAGCAGGCAGTATTCCTAATGAAAATATTTCTCTATGGAATAACTACAATATACGTTCAGGTGACACGTTGCTCAGTATTGCAGCTAGACACAACACTAGTGTTAATGAGCTAAGAAGCATTAATAAACTCGCTAGTAATCAGGTTCTAAAAGCAGGACAATCGCTTAAAGTACCAATGGTAGCCAGTTCCTCTACTAACAACAATACATCAGAACAACCTTTAAGAACCATAGTATTGAAAGACAACAGAAAATACACCATTCAAGCAGGTGATAACCTTTGGAGTATTTCACAAAAGAATAATATTAAGTTAGAAAAACTACTAGAACTTAATCAATTAAGTGCTAATGCTTCCATTAAACCAGGTCAACAACTCTATATTACTGATCGGAATTAA
- a CDS encoding DNA-directed RNA polymerase subunit alpha has product MHSMLNDFLTPRHIDVEDISTTRAKITLEPLERGFGHTLGNALRRILLSSMPGCAVIEAEIDGVLHEYSTIEGVQEDVIEILLNLKGLAVKLHGRDEVTLTLSKKGEGVVTAADIQLEHDVEIVNPDHIIAHLSNKGALNMRLKIARGRGYVPADARASDDETRAIGRLQLDATFSPVRRVSYVVENARVEQRTNLDKLVLDLETNGTLDPEEAIRRAATILQHQLAAFVDLQSEIETIVDEPEDEIDPILLRPVDDLELTVRSANCLKAENIYYIGDLIQRTEVELLKTPNLGKKSLTEIKDVLASRGLSLGMRLDNWPPASIKKDDRSFG; this is encoded by the coding sequence ATGCATAGTATGCTAAATGATTTTCTGACTCCTCGACATATTGATGTTGAGGATATCAGTACAACTCGCGCTAAGATCACTTTAGAGCCTCTTGAGCGTGGGTTTGGTCACACATTAGGTAATGCATTACGCCGTATCCTGCTTTCTTCTATGCCAGGTTGCGCTGTAATTGAAGCCGAAATTGATGGTGTGCTCCATGAGTACAGCACTATTGAAGGTGTGCAAGAGGATGTAATTGAAATATTGTTAAACCTAAAAGGTTTAGCGGTTAAGTTGCATGGCCGTGACGAAGTAACTTTAACTCTTTCTAAAAAGGGTGAAGGTGTAGTGACTGCAGCAGACATTCAATTAGAACATGATGTAGAGATCGTTAATCCAGATCATATCATTGCCCATTTATCTAATAAAGGTGCATTGAATATGAGATTAAAGATTGCTCGTGGTCGTGGTTATGTACCTGCTGATGCTCGTGCTTCAGATGATGAAACAAGAGCGATAGGTCGCCTACAATTAGATGCTACTTTTAGTCCAGTGCGTCGTGTTTCTTACGTAGTAGAAAATGCTCGTGTGGAACAACGTACAAACTTGGATAAGTTAGTGCTTGATTTAGAAACCAATGGTACTTTAGATCCTGAAGAAGCAATTCGTCGTGCTGCGACTATTCTTCAACATCAATTAGCTGCGTTTGTTGATTTACAAAGTGAAATCGAAACGATAGTTGATGAGCCTGAAGATGAAATTGATCCAATTCTACTTCGTCCAGTTGATGATTTAGAGTTGACAGTACGTTCAGCTAATTGCTTGAAAGCAGAGAATATTTACTATATTGGTGATTTGATTCAACGCACCGAAGTAGAATTATTGAAAACGCCGAATTTAGGTAAAAAATCTTTAACAGAAATTAAAGATGTTTTAGCTTCTCGTGGTCTATCGCTAGGTATGCGCCTAGATAATTGGCCGCCGGCAAGTATTAAGAAAGATGATCGGTCTTTTGGCTGA
- a CDS encoding acyl-CoA thioesterase: MWDREPSFVIDIQPKAEDIDAFKHVNNAVYVKWLEDCAWQHSNSLGLNMDIYRQLDRGMAVIRHEIDYLASAYYNDRLELATWIVEMDNKLRISRQFQLVNSQTQQTILKAYTQFCCIQLSTGKPKRMPAEFIKCYGKAALSVG; encoded by the coding sequence ATGTGGGATAGAGAACCGTCCTTTGTTATTGATATTCAACCCAAAGCAGAAGACATAGATGCTTTTAAGCACGTTAATAATGCTGTCTATGTTAAATGGTTAGAGGACTGTGCATGGCAACATTCTAATTCGCTTGGTTTAAATATGGATATTTATAGACAATTAGACAGGGGAATGGCCGTTATTCGCCATGAAATAGATTATCTAGCCAGTGCTTATTATAATGATCGACTAGAATTAGCGACATGGATCGTGGAAATGGATAATAAACTAAGAATAAGTCGCCAATTTCAATTAGTAAATTCACAAACACAACAAACAATCTTAAAAGCCTACACTCAATTTTGCTGTATACAGCTTTCAACAGGTAAGCCTAAGCGCATGCCAGCAGAATTTATTAAATGCTATGGTAAGGCAGCATTATCAGTTGGTTAA
- a CDS encoding glycosyltransferase produces the protein MARSVESRVLQFCHGYDGPFLDCARQYASLFKGTPYKVTTVFLTGKPNAEVAKQCASDEVLFMDFTSAQVRGLKLKAITDLRAIAASRDFKFCIAHRFKPIWIACLATSLPVIGVHHAFGDYERWGRRLFANWQKKRLSLLGVSNAVTDDLKKCLPSWPSDQIETLYNHINIDQVRSKLLSRIEARHALHLDKHAWIVGNVGRLHPDKDQATLLRAFAIARPKLPKNSQVAIMGTGRLADQLKGLAKELAIAEDVLFLGQVEQARNYFKAFDLFALTSDKEPFGMVLLEAMAADIPIICSDCGGGREVVKDVGILFPFGDEQLLAEALVRMSQLTIEQLQSCHDAMQVKLYSHFSDEAVEQVFWKLPMVQAFRN, from the coding sequence ATGGCTCGATCGGTAGAGTCCAGAGTATTACAGTTTTGTCATGGTTATGATGGCCCTTTTTTAGACTGTGCTAGGCAATATGCTAGTCTCTTTAAAGGTACACCCTATAAGGTCACTACTGTATTTTTAACAGGCAAACCAAATGCTGAAGTGGCAAAGCAATGTGCTTCTGATGAAGTACTGTTTATGGATTTTACCTCTGCACAAGTGCGTGGCTTAAAACTTAAAGCCATAACTGATCTACGCGCTATTGCAGCTTCTCGTGATTTTAAATTTTGCATTGCTCATCGCTTTAAACCTATTTGGATTGCTTGTTTAGCTACCTCATTACCTGTTATTGGCGTTCATCACGCATTTGGTGATTATGAGCGATGGGGACGTCGTTTATTTGCTAATTGGCAAAAGAAAAGATTATCTCTATTAGGTGTATCAAATGCAGTTACAGATGATCTGAAAAAATGCTTACCATCTTGGCCTAGTGATCAAATTGAAACACTCTATAATCATATAAATATTGACCAAGTACGTAGTAAATTATTATCACGAATAGAAGCAAGGCATGCTTTACATTTAGATAAACATGCTTGGATTGTAGGCAATGTAGGCCGTCTGCACCCTGATAAAGATCAGGCTACTTTGCTTAGAGCTTTTGCTATAGCAAGACCAAAACTGCCTAAAAATAGTCAAGTAGCTATTATGGGAACAGGACGTTTAGCGGATCAGCTCAAAGGCTTAGCAAAAGAATTAGCTATTGCTGAAGATGTATTATTCTTAGGGCAAGTAGAGCAAGCCCGTAATTATTTTAAAGCATTTGATTTATTTGCGCTGACCTCAGACAAAGAACCCTTTGGAATGGTGTTACTAGAAGCAATGGCAGCTGATATACCCATTATTTGTTCAGATTGTGGTGGTGGTAGAGAAGTAGTAAAGGATGTGGGTATACTTTTCCCTTTTGGTGATGAGCAATTATTAGCAGAAGCATTAGTAAGAATGTCTCAATTAACCATAGAACAGTTACAAAGTTGCCATGATGCTATGCAAGTTAAGCTTTATAGCCATTTTTCTGATGAAGCAGTGGAGCAAGTGTTCTGGAAATTGCCGATGGTTCAAGCTTTTCGGAATTAG
- the rplQ gene encoding 50S ribosomal protein L17, whose translation MRHRKSGRHLNRTSSHRKAMFQNMAVSLFEHELIKTTLPKAKELRRVAEPLITLAKVDSVANRRLAFSRTRSKEAVGILFNELGKRYATRPGGYIRILKCGFRQGDNAPMAYVELVDRPLKKEAVEVEAKAE comes from the coding sequence ATGCGTCATCGTAAAAGTGGTCGCCATTTAAACCGTACAAGCTCTCATCGTAAAGCTATGTTCCAAAACATGGCAGTGTCGTTATTTGAGCATGAATTAATTAAAACTACATTACCTAAAGCAAAAGAATTACGTCGCGTTGCTGAACCGTTAATTACTTTAGCTAAAGTAGATAGTGTTGCTAACCGTCGTTTAGCATTTAGCCGTACTCGTTCTAAAGAAGCTGTAGGTATTCTTTTTAATGAATTAGGCAAGCGTTATGCTACTCGTCCAGGCGGCTATATCCGTATTTTAAAATGCGGTTTCCGTCAAGGTGATAATGCTCCTATGGCTTATGTAGAGTTAGTTGATCGTCCTTTGAAGAAAGAAGCGGTTGAAGTGGAAGCTAAAGCTGAATAA
- the gloB gene encoding hydroxyacylglutathione hydrolase → MFEVQALSAFNDNYIWLIKNKATKQCAVVDPGDATPVLQWLAQNPQWQLTTILITHHHQDHTGGINLLKQQTTAIVLTPNNPSIPHSDIILTNNQLVNILGKTAQIITVPGHTLDHIVYYFPKQLDDTVPWLFSGDTLFAGGCGRVFEGTMEQMYYSLEQLRQLPDETLIYAAHEYTVSNLKFATAVEPENSIIKQRLEHCLALREKLLNTLPSTISLEKQTNPFLRCGLENLRKTASFHIKQELESPVEIFTTLREWKNNF, encoded by the coding sequence ATGTTCGAAGTACAAGCTTTATCTGCCTTTAATGATAACTATATTTGGTTAATTAAGAATAAAGCAACTAAACAGTGTGCAGTAGTAGACCCAGGTGATGCAACACCTGTTCTACAATGGCTAGCTCAAAACCCACAATGGCAACTTACTACCATTCTTATTACACACCATCATCAAGATCACACAGGGGGCATTAACTTATTAAAACAACAAACTACAGCGATTGTTTTAACGCCTAACAATCCCTCTATTCCTCATAGCGATATTATTCTAACTAACAATCAATTAGTTAATATATTAGGTAAAACAGCGCAAATAATTACTGTTCCAGGGCATACCCTTGATCATATCGTTTATTATTTTCCAAAACAGTTAGATGATACTGTCCCTTGGCTTTTTAGTGGTGACACCTTGTTTGCAGGTGGATGTGGACGTGTCTTTGAAGGTACGATGGAACAAATGTACTATTCACTTGAACAGCTAAGGCAACTACCAGACGAAACGCTTATTTATGCTGCTCATGAATATACAGTCAGTAACTTAAAATTTGCTACAGCAGTTGAACCTGAAAATAGCATAATTAAGCAACGTCTTGAACATTGTTTAGCACTCAGAGAAAAACTGCTAAATACACTACCATCTACAATCTCTTTAGAAAAGCAGACCAACCCTTTTTTGCGTTGTGGTTTAGAAAATCTTAGAAAAACCGCTAGCTTCCATATAAAACAAGAGCTTGAATCACCTGTTGAAATATTTACGACCCTAAGAGAATGGAAAAACAATTTTTAA
- the rpsK gene encoding 30S ribosomal protein S11, which translates to MAKPAARTRKKVKKTVVDGIAHIHASFNNTIVTITDRQGNALSWATAGGSGFRGSRKSTPFAAQVAAERAGQAALEYGLKNLEVNVKGPGPGRESAVRALNACGYKIASITDVTPIPHNGCRPPKKRRV; encoded by the coding sequence ATGGCAAAACCTGCTGCTCGTACTCGTAAAAAAGTCAAAAAGACGGTGGTTGATGGGATCGCCCATATCCATGCTTCTTTTAATAATACCATTGTAACTATTACTGACCGTCAAGGTAATGCTCTTTCTTGGGCTACTGCTGGTGGTTCTGGTTTCCGTGGTTCTCGTAAAAGTACTCCATTTGCTGCTCAAGTAGCGGCAGAACGTGCTGGTCAAGCAGCATTAGAGTATGGTTTAAAGAATCTTGAAGTAAATGTTAAAGGTCCTGGCCCTGGTCGTGAGTCTGCCGTTCGTGCACTTAACGCTTGTGGTTATAAGATCGCTAGCATTACTGATGTGACGCCTATTCCGCATAATGGATGTCGTCCACCTAAGAAACGTCGCGTTTAA
- the dnaQ gene encoding DNA polymerase III subunit epsilon, whose product MRSVVLDTETTGMPVTEGHRIIEIGCVEIINRRLTNRHFHVYLQPDREIDEEAIKVHGITNEFLIDKPRFKDIANDFYEFIKDAQLVIHNAVFDIGFINNEFELLGQTDRANVEAYCSVLDSLQLARERHPGQRNSLDALCKRYHVDNSGRELHGALLDAELLADVYLTMTGGQTNLGLEANAQSNLSGGQAAAIQRLPMDRPKTRVIKAKDEELLAHDARLAEIEKASGSPAFWKVLTDS is encoded by the coding sequence ATGAGAAGTGTAGTATTAGATACTGAAACTACAGGTATGCCTGTAACAGAAGGCCATCGAATTATTGAGATTGGTTGTGTAGAAATAATTAATAGACGTTTAACAAATAGACATTTTCATGTTTATTTACAGCCTGATCGTGAAATTGATGAAGAGGCCATTAAAGTTCATGGTATTACTAATGAATTTTTAATTGATAAGCCAAGGTTCAAAGATATTGCCAATGACTTTTATGAGTTTATTAAAGATGCTCAATTAGTGATTCATAATGCGGTGTTCGATATTGGCTTTATTAATAACGAGTTTGAACTTTTAGGACAAACTGATAGGGCTAATGTGGAAGCCTACTGTTCAGTATTGGATTCTTTACAATTAGCGAGAGAGCGCCATCCAGGGCAACGTAATAGCTTAGATGCACTTTGTAAGCGTTATCATGTTGATAACTCAGGACGTGAGTTGCATGGCGCTTTATTGGATGCTGAATTATTGGCTGATGTTTATCTAACGATGACAGGCGGGCAGACTAATTTAGGTTTAGAAGCTAATGCGCAATCTAATCTATCAGGCGGACAAGCGGCCGCTATACAAAGATTACCTATGGATCGCCCAAAAACAAGGGTGATTAAAGCTAAAGATGAGGAGTTGCTAGCCCATGATGCGAGATTGGCCGAAATTGAAAAAGCATCAGGCAGTCCTGCATTCTGGAAAGTATTAACAGATAGTTAA
- the rnhA gene encoding ribonuclease HI, with protein MSDIVKIYTDGACKGNPGPGGWGVLLLYKGIEKELWGGELDTTNNRMELLAAIKGLSALKRPCRVCMLTDSQYVKKGITEWLAGWKGKDWQTSNKKPVKNADLWKMLDEQVVKHHITWQWVKGHAGDIGNERADQLANRGVAEIIESLGGLK; from the coding sequence ATGAGTGACATAGTTAAAATATATACAGATGGAGCTTGTAAGGGTAATCCTGGTCCTGGCGGTTGGGGAGTATTACTTCTCTACAAAGGGATCGAAAAAGAATTATGGGGTGGGGAACTGGATACAACTAATAACCGTATGGAGTTATTAGCAGCAATTAAAGGATTATCCGCTTTAAAAAGACCTTGTAGAGTTTGTATGCTGACGGATTCCCAGTATGTCAAAAAAGGGATTACAGAGTGGTTAGCAGGTTGGAAAGGAAAAGATTGGCAGACATCTAATAAAAAACCTGTTAAAAATGCAGACTTATGGAAGATGTTGGATGAACAAGTGGTTAAACACCATATTACTTGGCAATGGGTAAAAGGTCATGCAGGTGATATAGGTAATGAGCGTGCAGATCAATTGGCTAATCGTGGTGTTGCTGAAATAATAGAAAGTTTAGGTGGGTTAAAGTAG
- a CDS encoding methyltransferase domain-containing protein, with product MTELLPANQQQMKQHVQSVRSWFASGKGQRLISLEKPLIDQALSYYFGRFLLQAGPLYNLVQPIKDVDEIVSVGYEGFNADIICEEHAWPILTEGVEAVVLQHTLDFAYSPHNTLREAARCIRPGGHILIVGFNPYSYWGIYRRCYFGVLSKSHSITYSRLVDWLRLLGFNVERTWKGAYGLPNSVVVQDRVVGLEAIGQHRKWWGNGFYIVSARKMMIQPTPLKSKKKSILGALAPIPVVNRNDVRVDE from the coding sequence ATGACAGAATTACTTCCAGCCAATCAGCAACAAATGAAACAGCATGTGCAATCAGTTAGGTCATGGTTTGCCAGCGGTAAAGGTCAACGACTAATATCACTTGAAAAGCCATTAATTGATCAAGCGCTAAGTTATTATTTTGGACGTTTTTTATTACAAGCAGGACCATTATATAATCTAGTACAACCTATAAAAGATGTTGATGAAATCGTTTCTGTAGGTTATGAGGGTTTTAATGCCGATATTATTTGTGAGGAACATGCTTGGCCAATTCTAACAGAAGGGGTTGAAGCTGTTGTATTGCAGCATACTTTAGATTTTGCTTATTCTCCTCATAACACCTTACGAGAAGCTGCACGTTGTATAAGGCCAGGAGGACATATATTAATAGTCGGTTTTAATCCTTATAGTTATTGGGGAATTTATCGGCGTTGCTATTTTGGAGTATTAAGCAAATCTCACAGTATTACTTATAGCCGCTTAGTAGATTGGTTAAGATTATTAGGTTTTAATGTTGAGCGTACATGGAAAGGTGCTTATGGTCTGCCAAATAGTGTTGTGGTACAAGATAGGGTAGTAGGCTTAGAGGCAATAGGTCAGCACCGTAAATGGTGGGGGAATGGTTTTTATATAGTTAGCGCCCGCAAAATGATGATTCAGCCTACACCTTTAAAAAGTAAAAAGAAGAGTATTTTAGGTGCTTTAGCGCCTATACCAGTGGTTAATAGAAATGATGTGAGAGTAGATGAGTGA
- the rpsD gene encoding 30S ribosomal protein S4, giving the protein MARYIGPKCKLSRREGTDLFLKSGSRALESKCNMETAPGQHGQRRGRLSDYGLQLREKQKVRRIYGVLERQFSGYYKEAARRKGATGENLLQILECRLDNVVFRMGFGATRAEARQLVSHKSITVNGQVVNIPSYQVKAGDVVAVREKCKNQLRIAQALELNSSRGFVAWVEVDANKKEGVFKSVPERSDLPADINENLIVELYSK; this is encoded by the coding sequence ATGGCTCGTTATATTGGTCCCAAATGTAAACTGTCTCGTCGTGAAGGTACAGATCTTTTCTTAAAGAGCGGTTCACGTGCGTTAGAATCAAAATGTAATATGGAAACTGCACCTGGTCAACATGGTCAACGTCGTGGACGTTTATCTGACTATGGTTTACAGCTTCGTGAAAAACAAAAAGTACGCCGTATTTATGGTGTATTAGAGCGTCAGTTCAGCGGTTACTATAAAGAAGCAGCTCGCCGTAAAGGTGCAACAGGTGAAAACTTATTGCAAATTCTTGAGTGTCGTTTAGATAACGTAGTATTCCGTATGGGATTTGGTGCTACTCGTGCTGAAGCACGTCAGTTAGTATCACACAAATCTATTACTGTGAACGGTCAAGTAGTTAATATTCCATCATACCAAGTGAAAGCAGGTGATGTAGTAGCCGTTCGTGAAAAATGTAAGAATCAACTACGTATTGCTCAAGCATTAGAATTGAACTCTTCTCGTGGTTTTGTAGCATGGGTTGAAGTAGATGCTAACAAAAAAGAAGGCGTCTTCAAGAGCGTTCCTGAGCGTAGCGATTTACCAGCTGACATCAATGAAAACCTGATCGTTGAGCTTTACTCCAAGTAA
- a CDS encoding alpha,alpha-trehalose-phosphate synthase (UDP-forming) has protein sequence MSRLVIVSNRIPNILSDQPNTGGLVNGLLDAIQNKPCTWIGWNGEISDNTKDFKVHKKNNTHFITMSLSAVEYNKYYCQFANQVIWPIFHSRTDLCHYHPSSYNSYKEINCRFAKLVQLSTDVDDIVWVHDYHLLSLAKKCRNLGVRNSLGFFLHIPFPNLDGLRTIPKYKELLEAMLSYDLLGFQTKDDLDAFKSCINQCCSEVFIYKDEILYKGTVIKVGVYPVGICVDKIKKTIKRSHTSQPKLPLNSSNHQIIINADRLDYIKGLANCVLAYEKLLQTNNSISEKVILHHINALTREYIPDYQNCRHELESEINRINKKWQKNSQPAINYTNKAVSREKLLALLHRADVGLVTSFKDGMNLIAKEFVAAQDANNPGVLVLSKYAGVANEFAEGALLIDSYDIDNITKKLVLALKMPKQERKERHKLLYEKVLAKDAQHWFDTYLTDLTSSVSNKQAICF, from the coding sequence ATGAGTCGTTTAGTGATTGTTTCAAATCGTATCCCTAATATTTTGAGTGACCAACCTAATACAGGTGGTTTAGTTAACGGGTTGTTAGATGCCATTCAAAACAAACCTTGTACTTGGATAGGTTGGAATGGCGAAATTAGTGACAACACCAAAGATTTTAAAGTACATAAAAAAAATAATACTCATTTTATCACCATGTCACTATCAGCAGTAGAATACAACAAATACTATTGTCAGTTCGCTAATCAAGTCATATGGCCTATTTTTCATTCGCGTACAGATTTATGTCATTACCATCCCTCATCTTATAATAGCTATAAAGAAATTAATTGTCGTTTTGCTAAGCTTGTACAGTTATCTACAGATGTAGACGATATAGTTTGGGTTCATGATTATCATTTATTATCCTTAGCTAAAAAATGTAGGAATTTAGGCGTAAGAAACTCATTAGGTTTTTTCTTACATATCCCTTTTCCTAATTTAGATGGTCTTAGAACAATACCCAAATATAAAGAATTATTAGAGGCTATGCTAAGTTATGATTTACTAGGTTTCCAAACAAAGGATGATTTGGATGCTTTTAAATCCTGTATAAATCAGTGTTGTTCAGAAGTATTTATATATAAAGATGAAATTTTATACAAAGGAACTGTGATTAAAGTTGGAGTTTACCCTGTAGGAATATGTGTAGATAAAATTAAAAAAACAATTAAAAGAAGCCACACCAGTCAACCAAAATTACCTCTAAACTCTTCAAACCATCAAATAATTATTAATGCGGATCGACTAGATTATATTAAAGGGTTAGCTAATTGTGTTTTGGCTTATGAAAAGTTATTACAAACCAATAATTCTATAAGTGAAAAAGTTATTTTACATCATATTAATGCACTAACTCGAGAATATATTCCAGATTATCAAAATTGTCGACATGAGCTTGAAAGCGAAATAAACAGAATTAATAAAAAATGGCAAAAAAATTCACAACCAGCCATTAACTACACTAATAAGGCTGTATCAAGAGAGAAACTATTAGCTTTATTACATCGAGCGGATGTGGGATTAGTTACCTCCTTTAAAGATGGTATGAATTTAATAGCCAAAGAATTTGTGGCTGCACAAGATGCTAATAATCCTGGGGTATTGGTGTTATCAAAATATGCAGGGGTAGCTAATGAGTTTGCAGAGGGTGCATTGCTTATTGATTCTTATGATATAGACAATATCACCAAAAAATTAGTGTTAGCTTTAAAAA
- the otsB gene encoding trehalose-phosphatase, which yields MSIGYKESYLHWKLTQQNNFLERTQYAQPKKIALFLDFDGTLTPIVDHPCNVLISTDTRFLLKQLALYCEGALAIITGRTIKDIDSLLSLKSLYVAGIHGAEWRTQSKTFFAACFEKDIAQVTAKIKDLLKRFPEVWLEDKSYSIAIHYRAMPSIEQKLFSALQEIISDYQNLDILLGKMVFEIKNSNINKGKALSKFMEDEPFVNRFPIAIGDDVTDEYAFKKVNELGGYSIKIGEGETCAKQRLANPKQLHDWLAQLLVF from the coding sequence ATGTCAATAGGATATAAAGAATCATATTTACACTGGAAACTCACTCAGCAAAATAATTTTTTAGAACGTACACAATACGCACAGCCAAAAAAAATAGCTCTTTTTTTGGATTTTGATGGAACGTTAACACCTATTGTTGACCACCCTTGTAATGTTTTAATTTCAACTGATACAAGATTTTTACTGAAGCAACTAGCTCTATATTGTGAAGGAGCTTTAGCAATTATTACAGGACGTACTATTAAAGATATTGATAGTTTACTATCCCTAAAAAGTTTATATGTAGCAGGCATACATGGCGCAGAATGGAGAACACAGAGTAAAACTTTTTTTGCTGCTTGTTTTGAAAAAGATATAGCGCAAGTAACAGCGAAAATAAAGGATTTACTAAAGCGTTTTCCTGAGGTTTGGTTAGAGGATAAAAGTTATTCAATTGCTATTCACTACCGTGCAATGCCTTCAATTGAACAAAAGCTTTTTAGTGCTTTGCAGGAAATAATAAGCGATTATCAAAATCTAGATATTTTATTAGGGAAGATGGTTTTTGAGATTAAGAATTCTAATATTAATAAAGGGAAGGCTTTAAGTAAGTTTATGGAAGATGAGCCATTTGTTAATCGTTTTCCTATAGCCATAGGGGATGATGTAACTGATGAGTATGCATTTAAAAAAGTTAATGAATTAGGGGGCTATTCGATAAAAATAGGGGAAGGTGAAACATGTGCAAAGCAACGGTTAGCTAATCCTAAGCAATTACATGACTGGTTAGCACAACTTTTAGTTTTTTAG